The genomic window GAGACAGCAGAGATGCCGCTGTTTCGGCAACAGTTCGCGGTGAAGCGCAAGCTGGCGCGGGCGATGTTGTATGTCTCCGCACTGGGGCAGGGCGAAGTGCATCTGAACGGCAGCAAGGTGGGCGATGCCGAACTGGCTCCGTCGTGGACGGACTATCGCAAGACGGTTCGGTACGAGGCTTATGACGTGACCTCGATGCTGCGGCAGGGCAAGAATGCCGTCGGCGTGATGGTGGGCAATGGGATGTTCAACGTGGTGAAGACTCCGAAGCGCTACACGAAGCTGGTGAACAGCTTTGGGCAGCCCATGGTGATGTTGCAGATACGCTTGACCTACGCCGATGGGAAGACGGAGACCATCGCCAGCGATGGCTCATGGAAGGCGGCAGCGGGGCCGATCACTTTTTCTTCGACCTACGGCGGGGAGGACTACGACGCGACGCAGGAACAGGCTGGGTGGGACTCGGCCAACTTTAAAGACAAGGGATGGCAGGCGGTCAGCGTGGTGGATGGGCCGGGAGGCAAGCTGGAGTCGGAGGTAGCTCCGCCGATTGAAGTGATGAAGACGTATCCGCCGGTGAAGACGACGGAGGTAAAGCCGGGAGTGACGGTCTATGACCTCGGCCAGAACTTTGCCGGATGGCCCGATATAAAAGTTCGCGGTGCGAAGGGCGCTGTGGTGAAGATGGTCCCCGGCGAATTGCTGAATGAGGATGGGACGGTCTCGCAGCGGAGTTCGGGGAGCCCGCAATGGTTCAGCTACACGCTGAAGGGCGATGGAATCGAGGAGTGGCATCCGCGATTCAGCTACTACGGCTTTCGCTATGTGCAGGTGGAGTGGACCTCGGGAAAAGGTGAGGTGGCTTCGCTGACCGGCGATGCGGTTCATACCTCTTCGCAGGTGGTAGGAGAGTTCGCAAGCTCGAATGAACAACTGAACCGCATCCATCACCTCATCGTGATGGCGATGCAGAACAACTCGGTCAGCCTGTTCACCGATTGTCCGCATCGCGAGAAACTGGGCTGGCTGGAGGAGACGCATCTGGTGGCTCCGGGGCTGATCTTCAACAGCAACCTGCAAGGGCTGTTCGCCGCGACTGAAAAAAATATGGCGGACGCGCAGAAGGCAGATGGGATGGTTCCGACGATTGCGCCGGAGTACACCGTGTTTGGGGAGCACGGCTATGGAGTATTTGACGACTCACCCGAGTGGGGATCGGCCAGTGTGCTGGCGGAGTGGTCGGCCTATCGTGCCTATGGCGATATCGGCGAGTTACAGCAGTCTTACCCTGTGATGCAGCGGTATGTGAAGTTTCTTGAGAGCAAGGCGAAGGACGGCATCGTCGCCTATGGACTTGGCGACTGGTACGACATCGGCCCCGGCGGCCCGGGGCTTGGCAAGCAGACGACGCTGGGCGTGACTGCGACGCTAATGCTCTATCAGGACGCGGTGACGATGGCGAAGATTGCCAAGCTGCTCGACAAGCCGCAGGATGCGGCAGGCTATGACGCGCTGGCTTCGCGTGTGGGTGCGGCATTCAATGCGCGGTTCTGGAATGCAGCGACGCAACAGTACGACAAGGGCAGCCAGACGGCGAATGCGATGCCGCTATCGCTTGGGTTGGTGCCGGAGGCGCAACACGCAGCGGTGCTGGAGCATATCGTGGCCGATATCCACGCACACAACGACCATGTGACGACGGGAGAGATCGGCTATCCATACATGTTGCGGGCATTGATGGCGGCTGGTCGCAGCGATGTGGAGATGGCGATGATGATGCGGAAAGATCCGCCGAGCTACGGCTCGCAGCTTGAGGCAGGAGCGACTTCATTGACGGAGGCATGGGACGCCAATCCGCATAGCTCGCAGGACCACTTCATGCTGGGCGGCGCGGAGGAGTGGTTCTATCGCGGGCTGGGCGGGATCGATTTCGATCTCTCGCGGCCTGAGAAGGCAGAGCGAATCACGATTCGTCCGGCGGTCGTCGATGGCGTGGACTGGGTGCGGTGCTCGTACGATTCGAAGCTGGGAAAGATTGACAGCGGCTGGAAGAAAGAGGGCGGCACGCTTGCAATGGACGTGACTATTCCGGTGGGAGAGACCGGCACGGTCTGGGTTCCGGCCACCAATGGTGCTGCAGTGATGGAAGGCGCGACGTCAGCAGAGAAGACTGCGGGAGTTGTGTTCGTGCGTCGAGAAAATGGCGCGGCGGAGTATCGCGTGGCGTCGGGCAGCTATCACTTTACCGTGAAGTAATCGCTACCAGGGCTTGGAGCGGCCCACGGCGATGGCTCGGGTCTCGTTCGGATACTTGCCGGAGACCACGCAGTAGAAGTGATACAGCACGCCATCGTGAGTAATGACGGACGGCTTGTGCGCGAACGTCTCGTCGATCGTGCCCGGCGCTCCGGTGTCGATCAGCACCTCCGGCACTTTGACGAAGGTGTAAGGATCGACGCTGAGCGCCAGCAGCTCGCAGGCGCGGCCGGGGCGCTCATAGTTAAAGCCGAAGTAGAACATGGCGAAGTCGCAGCCGTTTTGCACGACGAAGGGGTTCGAGGCAAAGCGGCTGTCGCGCGCGTCCGGAGTGGGAGGCTGCGTGGCGTGGATGGGATTCGAAGCCGGATAAGTTGCGCTGCCCCGGGAGCCATTGCGAAGCACGGGATTTCCTTCGTAACGCTTCCACGTCTTGAGATCGGTGGAGGTCGCTACTCCGGTCTGCTCGTGCCAGCCTCCGCCGACGGATTCAGGCAGCGTGTCGGTCTTGGCGTTGTAGTAGAGGTAGTAGGTTCCGCGGTCGAGCATGAGATCGGGACGATAGAGACCGCCATGCTCCCACGGCGCGCCCTCCTGCGGATAGAGGATGGGGTCGGTAAGTTGCCAGTGCAGGAGATCGTCTGACCATGCAAGACCGATAACTGCCGCACCCTCTTCATAGCCAGCGCCGGGATAGGCATTCCATGCGCCGAGATAGCGTCCGTTGATCTTGATCGCCTCGCCGTCGGAGCGAAGCTGCTTGTTGCGAAGAATGGAACTGAGCGCGAGGTTGTACTTTGTGAACTTTGACGACGGATCGCGCGGAGCCACCAGCGCAACACGCTCCCAGTGGAGAAGATCGGTCGAGGTGGCGAGGCCGGTCTGGTAGCCGATGCCGTCCCATCCGATGTAAAGCATGTAGAAAGCGTCGTTGGCTCGGAAGACGATGGGGTCGTCTACGCTGCGCTCATCGAAATCACCTTTTTTGCCGGTAGCTTTGAGAATGAGATTTGGGTACTTGTACGGCGTGCGGAAGGGCGCAACCTCATCCTTCGATGCGAACGAAAGATGAGGCGCCGCAGCGGCAGTGGCGGCGATGGCAGAGTTGCGGAGAAACTGACGGCGCGTGTTCTTCATGCCTGCCGTTCTATCTTGATACGACTTCGGCAGAGGCTGCGACGGTAGCGCGGCTGAAGATCTTGTGGTCGATGTAGTTATAGGGCGGCACCGTGTTGCCGGTTACGAGCAGCACGCCGAGATGAATGAGGCCGGGGCCATACTGCTGAACGTCGGGAGCGATCGAGGCCAGCACCGGGCTGGTGGGATCTTCGAGTTCGGCGAGCATCTCGGGGATACCGTCGTGACCGATGATGACGGTGTCGTGCTGCCGGTTAAGCTCGCGGATGGCGTCGAGCGAGCCGAGAGCACTGGAGTCGTTGGCCGCCGCGATGAGGATGCGCTTGTCGTTTGGATGACGATGCAGAAAGTCGCTGATCAGGCGATGGCTCTCGTCGCGGAGGCCACGGCCATCCATGCGGACGAGAGACTCGATAGGAAGCGACGGCAGCAGAGTGCGGACGGCTTCGAAGGCGCCGGTGGTGCGGCTCTGGACGAGCGTGCCTGCCTCTTCGATGTCGAGGCCGAGCACCCAGTCTGCCTGTCCGCCCCAATGGTCGATGGCGTAGTTGGCGAGAAATTCGCCACCCTGAAAGCCGATGCGATAGTTGTCGACGCCAAAGTAAGTCGCGTTGGGATGGGGGATGTCGATGGCCATCAATGGGATGCCGGCTGCTGCGAGCCGAGCGGCGATGATCGGTGCCGCGTGGTCTTCCACCTGAAACTCGATGACCAGCTCGACGCGCTCGCGGATGAACTCCTCGGCATTGGCGAGGGCGGTAGAGGCATCGTAACGGTTGTCGAGGACGAGCAGATCGACGCCCGAGGCCGCCGCAGCGGAACGCAGGCTCTCGGTGACGGCCTGCGAAAAAGGCTGGTCGCCGCTTTGGCCGGCAAAGCCGAAGCGCATCTTGCGCGGGCGGCTGGCGCTGCGATAGTGGCCGTCGGGCGACTGCGACACATAGCCGCGATGGACGAAGGTCTTGAGGATGCGGTAGACGCTGGTCTTGGAGTGGCCTGTGTTGCGATAGATCTGCTCCAGAGGCAGGGAGCGGTTCTCGCGCTGGAGATACTCGAGAACGTCGAGCGAGGCGGACAGGATAGGGATGAGGTAGAGGTGGTTCGAGGTCTTGGTCGACAAGATACATCTCCTTCGTGCAGCAGCGGCTGGGCTTATGCCTCAACGATTGAAACAAGCATAGCGTAGTCGATGATTCGAGTTGAACCCTCAACTCCGGGATTTTCCGCGAAGCGGAACCTGAAAGTCGCGGAAAACGATATCTTGGCAGGCGAAGAGACGAACGAGAGCGCCAATCGTCTAAAACGGAGAGCGTTGATGGATCGCGGTGGAGAGTCAGCACCGATGCCAGGCCGCTGTTATTTGTGGCGAGGCGGACGATTTCGGCATAGCATGGTGCGCGCGGGAGATTGCACATG from Granulicella sp. L56 includes these protein-coding regions:
- a CDS encoding family 78 glycoside hydrolase catalytic domain — protein: MRGFWLRVVVCALFAGLQCSAGHAEGRLLAAAKLQCDATTQPLAVEEVAPQLEWRLAASSNNMRGVGQSAYRVLVASSQKALDAGQGDMWDSGRVASGDSFGVVYGGKPLAAEKTYLWKVMVWDEHGDAAPWSAVARWTMAPTEWTGKWIAQAGATNETAEMPLFRQQFAVKRKLARAMLYVSALGQGEVHLNGSKVGDAELAPSWTDYRKTVRYEAYDVTSMLRQGKNAVGVMVGNGMFNVVKTPKRYTKLVNSFGQPMVMLQIRLTYADGKTETIASDGSWKAAAGPITFSSTYGGEDYDATQEQAGWDSANFKDKGWQAVSVVDGPGGKLESEVAPPIEVMKTYPPVKTTEVKPGVTVYDLGQNFAGWPDIKVRGAKGAVVKMVPGELLNEDGTVSQRSSGSPQWFSYTLKGDGIEEWHPRFSYYGFRYVQVEWTSGKGEVASLTGDAVHTSSQVVGEFASSNEQLNRIHHLIVMAMQNNSVSLFTDCPHREKLGWLEETHLVAPGLIFNSNLQGLFAATEKNMADAQKADGMVPTIAPEYTVFGEHGYGVFDDSPEWGSASVLAEWSAYRAYGDIGELQQSYPVMQRYVKFLESKAKDGIVAYGLGDWYDIGPGGPGLGKQTTLGVTATLMLYQDAVTMAKIAKLLDKPQDAAGYDALASRVGAAFNARFWNAATQQYDKGSQTANAMPLSLGLVPEAQHAAVLEHIVADIHAHNDHVTTGEIGYPYMLRALMAAGRSDVEMAMMMRKDPPSYGSQLEAGATSLTEAWDANPHSSQDHFMLGGAEEWFYRGLGGIDFDLSRPEKAERITIRPAVVDGVDWVRCSYDSKLGKIDSGWKKEGGTLAMDVTIPVGETGTVWVPATNGAAVMEGATSAEKTAGVVFVRRENGAAEYRVASGSYHFTVK
- a CDS encoding substrate-binding domain-containing protein, translating into MSTKTSNHLYLIPILSASLDVLEYLQRENRSLPLEQIYRNTGHSKTSVYRILKTFVHRGYVSQSPDGHYRSASRPRKMRFGFAGQSGDQPFSQAVTESLRSAAAASGVDLLVLDNRYDASTALANAEEFIRERVELVIEFQVEDHAAPIIAARLAAAGIPLMAIDIPHPNATYFGVDNYRIGFQGGEFLANYAIDHWGGQADWVLGLDIEEAGTLVQSRTTGAFEAVRTLLPSLPIESLVRMDGRGLRDESHRLISDFLHRHPNDKRILIAAANDSSALGSLDAIRELNRQHDTVIIGHDGIPEMLAELEDPTSPVLASIAPDVQQYGPGLIHLGVLLVTGNTVPPYNYIDHKIFSRATVAASAEVVSR